From one Luteipulveratus mongoliensis genomic stretch:
- a CDS encoding M4 family metallopeptidase: MTRCLIVPPHILVRLAAVGDPRIARAAERTLAVGQDLHTRREVRAARSGREAGGLGGTGLLPGDLRERARGPHGSTRAPAQGAAAPAPAPKRSIHDAQQGTTLPGTLVRSEGQAAVADESANEAYDGLGQTFALYAEAYGRNSLDGAGLELVASVHYDRDFDNAFWDGEQMVFGDGDGEYFNSFTDSIDVIGHELTHGFTQFTAGFTYVAQSGALNESVSDVFGSLVKQRALKQTAEQADWLIGDHLFTDKVKGVALRSMKDPGTAYDDPHLGKDPQPADMAGYQDLPHDEQNDNGGVHINSGIPNRAFYLAATGIGGNAWEGAGQIWFDVMTGGGLAKDADFTAFAEATIKAAGARFGAGGDQEDAVRQAWSTVKVLP, translated from the coding sequence ATGACTCGTTGCCTCATCGTCCCGCCGCACATCCTGGTCCGTCTCGCCGCGGTCGGTGACCCGCGCATCGCCAGGGCGGCCGAGCGCACCCTCGCGGTCGGTCAGGACCTGCACACGCGGCGTGAGGTGCGGGCCGCCCGATCGGGCCGCGAAGCGGGCGGCCTCGGCGGCACCGGGCTGCTGCCGGGCGACCTCCGTGAGCGCGCTCGCGGACCGCACGGCTCCACCCGCGCCCCCGCGCAGGGTGCAGCCGCTCCTGCACCCGCGCCGAAGCGATCGATCCACGACGCGCAGCAGGGCACCACGCTCCCGGGCACACTGGTCCGCTCCGAGGGTCAGGCGGCCGTCGCCGACGAGTCGGCCAACGAGGCGTACGACGGTCTGGGCCAGACCTTCGCGCTCTATGCCGAGGCCTACGGCCGCAACTCCCTCGACGGCGCCGGTCTCGAGCTGGTCGCGAGCGTCCACTACGACCGTGACTTCGACAACGCGTTCTGGGACGGCGAGCAGATGGTCTTCGGCGATGGAGACGGCGAGTACTTCAACTCCTTCACCGACAGCATCGACGTCATCGGGCACGAGCTGACCCACGGATTCACCCAGTTCACAGCGGGATTCACCTATGTCGCCCAGTCCGGCGCGCTCAACGAGTCGGTGTCGGACGTGTTCGGTTCGCTGGTCAAGCAGCGCGCGCTCAAGCAGACCGCCGAGCAGGCCGACTGGCTGATCGGCGACCACCTGTTCACCGACAAGGTCAAGGGCGTCGCGCTGCGATCGATGAAGGACCCAGGCACGGCGTACGACGACCCACACCTCGGCAAGGACCCGCAGCCGGCGGACATGGCCGGCTATCAGGACCTGCCGCACGACGAGCAGAACGACAACGGTGGGGTGCACATCAACTCCGGCATCCCCAACCGGGCGTTCTACCTGGCGGCGACCGGCATCGGCGGCAATGCGTGGGAGGGCGCCGGCCAGATCTGGTTCGACGTGATGACCGGTGGTGGCCTCGCCAAGGACGCTGACTTCACCGCGTTCGCCGAGGCCACGATCAAGGCGGCGGGTGCGCGGTTCGGTGCGGGCGGAGACCAGGAGGACGCCGTGCGTCAGGCCTGGTCCACCGTCAAGGTCCTCCCCTGA
- a CDS encoding right-handed parallel beta-helix repeat-containing protein, translating to MTRGLTRRRFEWAVVACVAVGASAGPDLQAVAAAEPASSVEVHDAAELTTALQDARPGDTIQLADGTYAGHFQAATSGTEDAPITRTGSAGAVLDGGGSGYGFHLDSASYWALKGFTIQNSQKGLMGDGANHNVIDHLQVQGVGDEGIHFRCASSDNVVQDSTITDTGRVQPQYGEGVYLGSAHSNWDRCDGGGEDHSDRNRVSGNVIGPDVRAESVDVKEGTTGGVISGNTFDGTGMSGENYADSWLDVKGNGYQIIDNRGSHALLDGFQVHEAVDSWGSDNFFARNNADVGADGYGFDVDGDDRGNIVCADNTVTNAGSGAANVDLTDPCPITE from the coding sequence ATGACGAGAGGACTGACACGTCGGCGGTTCGAATGGGCAGTGGTGGCGTGCGTTGCTGTAGGCGCGAGCGCCGGCCCTGACCTCCAGGCCGTGGCGGCCGCTGAGCCGGCCAGCAGCGTCGAGGTGCACGACGCCGCTGAGCTCACGACCGCTCTGCAGGATGCCCGCCCCGGAGACACGATCCAGCTGGCCGACGGGACGTACGCCGGGCACTTCCAGGCGGCGACCTCCGGGACGGAGGATGCGCCGATCACGCGCACCGGCTCGGCGGGTGCGGTCCTCGACGGCGGTGGGAGCGGGTACGGGTTCCACCTGGACTCCGCGTCGTACTGGGCGTTGAAGGGCTTCACCATCCAGAACTCGCAGAAGGGTCTGATGGGGGACGGCGCCAACCACAACGTGATTGATCACCTCCAGGTGCAGGGCGTGGGTGACGAGGGGATCCACTTCAGATGTGCGAGCTCGGACAACGTGGTTCAGGACAGCACGATCACCGACACCGGGCGGGTGCAGCCGCAGTACGGCGAGGGCGTCTATCTCGGCTCGGCTCACAGCAACTGGGACAGGTGTGATGGCGGCGGCGAGGATCACAGCGACCGAAATCGCGTGTCTGGCAACGTGATTGGGCCCGATGTCCGCGCGGAGAGTGTTGATGTGAAGGAGGGGACCACGGGCGGGGTGATCTCTGGCAACACGTTCGACGGCACGGGCATGAGCGGCGAGAACTACGCCGACAGCTGGCTCGACGTCAAAGGCAACGGCTACCAGATCATCGACAACCGTGGATCGCATGCCCTGCTGGACGGGTTCCAGGTCCATGAAGCTGTCGACTCGTGGGGGAGCGACAACTTCTTCGCGCGCAACAACGCCGACGTCGGCGCCGACGGGTACGGCTTCGACGTCGATGGCGACGACCGCGGCAACATCGTCTGTGCCGACAACACGGTGACCAACGCGGGCTCGGGAGCGGCGAACGTCGACCTCACCGATCCGTGTCCCATCACGGAGTAG
- the leuA gene encoding 2-isopropylmalate synthase produces MMHPQQPTSMPIGKYVPFHEQIKVDLPDRTWPDQIISKAPRWCAVDLRDGNQALIDPMNSERKMRMFKLLVTMGYKEIEVGFPSASQTDFDFCRELIDGGHIPDDVTIQVLTQCRDQLIERTYDAIRGSKQAIVHFYNSTSVLQRRVVFGMDQDGIVDIAVQAARLCRKLEETIPETAVYYEYSPESYTGTELEFAARISNAVMDVIDPTPDHKMIINLPATVEMATPNVYADSIEWMSKNLDRRESVILSLHPHNDRGTGVAAAELGYQAGADRIEGCLFGNGERTGNVCLVTLGMNLFGQGIDPQIDFSNIDEVRRTVEHCNQLPVHERHPYGGDLVFTAFSGSHQDAIKKGFEDMERQSKESGKDIDKLVWGVPYLPIDPHDIGRSYEAVVRVNSQSGKGGVAYILKTEHQLDLPRRLQVEFSGVVQRRTDTQGGEVTPEQLWQTFVDEYLPGTGEGESAWGRFSPITHTIDSSADGKDHIVATMTDREHGAKPITIEGTGNGPLAAFIDALSTLGVDVRVLDYAEHALSGGEDAKAAAYVECAIGDRVLWGVGRHSSIVKASLTAILSAVNRGLRDDEV; encoded by the coding sequence ATGATGCACCCCCAGCAGCCGACGTCGATGCCGATCGGCAAGTACGTCCCCTTCCACGAGCAGATCAAGGTCGACCTCCCCGACCGCACGTGGCCCGACCAGATCATCAGCAAGGCGCCGCGCTGGTGCGCGGTCGACCTGCGAGACGGCAACCAGGCCCTCATCGACCCGATGAACTCCGAGCGCAAGATGCGGATGTTCAAGCTGCTGGTCACCATGGGCTACAAGGAGATCGAGGTCGGCTTCCCGTCCGCGAGCCAGACCGACTTCGACTTCTGCCGCGAGCTGATCGACGGCGGCCACATCCCCGACGACGTCACCATCCAGGTGCTGACGCAGTGTCGTGACCAGCTGATCGAGCGGACCTACGACGCGATCCGCGGCTCCAAGCAGGCGATCGTGCACTTCTACAACTCCACCTCGGTGCTGCAGCGCCGCGTGGTGTTCGGGATGGATCAGGACGGCATCGTCGACATCGCGGTGCAGGCCGCGCGGCTGTGCCGCAAGCTCGAGGAGACCATCCCGGAGACGGCGGTCTACTACGAGTACTCGCCGGAGTCCTACACCGGCACCGAGCTGGAGTTCGCGGCCCGCATCAGCAATGCGGTCATGGACGTGATCGACCCGACTCCCGATCACAAGATGATCATCAACCTGCCCGCGACCGTCGAGATGGCCACGCCCAACGTCTACGCCGACTCGATCGAGTGGATGTCCAAGAACCTCGACCGGCGCGAGTCGGTCATCTTGTCGCTGCACCCGCACAACGACCGCGGCACGGGCGTCGCCGCCGCTGAGCTCGGCTACCAGGCCGGCGCGGACCGTATCGAGGGCTGCCTGTTCGGCAACGGCGAGCGGACGGGCAACGTGTGCCTGGTGACGCTCGGGATGAACCTCTTCGGCCAGGGCATCGACCCGCAGATCGACTTCAGCAACATCGACGAGGTACGCCGCACGGTCGAGCACTGCAACCAGCTGCCCGTCCACGAACGCCACCCCTACGGCGGCGACCTGGTCTTCACAGCCTTCTCCGGCTCCCACCAGGACGCCATCAAGAAGGGCTTCGAGGACATGGAGCGGCAGTCCAAGGAGAGCGGCAAGGACATCGACAAGCTGGTCTGGGGCGTGCCCTACCTGCCGATCGACCCGCACGACATCGGCCGCTCCTACGAGGCCGTGGTCCGGGTCAACAGCCAGTCCGGCAAGGGTGGCGTCGCCTACATCCTCAAGACCGAGCACCAGCTGGACCTGCCGCGTCGCCTACAGGTGGAGTTCAGCGGAGTCGTGCAGCGTCGTACGGACACCCAGGGCGGAGAGGTCACGCCGGAGCAGCTGTGGCAGACGTTCGTCGATGAGTACCTCCCGGGCACCGGGGAGGGTGAGTCCGCGTGGGGCCGGTTCTCGCCGATCACCCACACGATCGACAGCTCGGCCGATGGCAAGGACCACATCGTCGCGACGATGACCGACCGTGAGCACGGAGCCAAGCCGATCACGATCGAGGGCACCGGCAACGGTCCGCTGGCTGCGTTCATCGACGCGCTCTCGACGTTGGGTGTCGACGTCCGCGTCCTCGACTACGCCGAGCACGCCCTGTCCGGTGGTGAGGACGCCAAGGCTGCCGCGTACGTCGAGTGCGCCATCGGTGACCGCGTGCTGTGGGGCGTCGGCCGGCACAGCTCGATCGTCAAGGCCTCCCTGACGGCGATCCTGTCTGCCGTCAACCGCGGCCTGCGCGACGACGAGGTCTGA
- a CDS encoding glycoside hydrolase family 65 protein, whose amino-acid sequence MSAALGSSPVDPMDRTRFPIDPWRLVEKRTDRNDLGVTESLFAVANGYLGMRGNPAEGRDAHAHGTFINGFHETWQIHHAEAAFGFARTGQTLVNVPDAKVLKLYIDDEPLNVNFADLEEYERVLDFRDGVLRRSLIWRTPSGKRIKVVSSRMVSMAQRHLAILSLEVTVLSSAGSTPVLISSQILNRQDGKDEYDVPSAAMGEGRDPRKAAQFTERVLQPIMSDATDERLALGYRCAHSRMTVAVAADHVVTCPVAYETITHHEEDLAKAVFRTELSEGQTLRVDKFVAYHSSRGVPVRELADRCARTLDRARQYGIDRAHAAQREWFSTFWDGADIVVEDQPAVQQAIRYNLFQIAQAAGRADVQGVPAKGVTGSGYEGHYFWDTEVYVTPFLTYAAPQIARNTLVFRCQMLDAARRRAAEMALKGALFPWRTINGEEASAYYAAGTAQMHLDADVAFAMMKYVDATGDIDFLLRGGFDILVETARFWADLGFWRSNGDPSFHIHGVTGPDEYTTVVNNNLFTNVMARYNLERAAEMVDLLRRDYPDEMAALTERLHLKDGEVEEWHRCAAKMHIPFDSRLGIHPQDDQFLAREVWDLSRTPDELRPLLLHYHPLVIYRFQVLKQTDVVLALFLQGDRFTLEEKKADFEYYDPITTGDSTLSAVVQAVIASEVGYHEVAAEYLNHALYVDLADLHDNTVDGLHIASAGGVWAAVVNGIGGMRDHGGTLSFDPRLPVSWPSLEYSLRWHGSQLRVRLTQHAIEFGVSEGDPVTVSVRGTSYDVSADSPVTVALADQGPRIDGALGDAPLVGGRRADGTMITAAVPEATFGIEESDLPA is encoded by the coding sequence ATGAGCGCGGCCCTGGGTTCTTCGCCGGTTGATCCGATGGACCGGACCCGCTTCCCCATCGACCCATGGCGCCTGGTCGAGAAGCGCACTGACCGGAACGACCTCGGCGTCACCGAGTCCCTGTTCGCGGTCGCCAACGGCTATCTCGGGATGCGCGGCAACCCGGCCGAGGGCCGCGACGCCCACGCGCACGGCACCTTCATCAACGGTTTTCACGAGACCTGGCAGATCCACCACGCGGAGGCGGCGTTCGGCTTCGCCCGGACGGGCCAGACGCTCGTCAACGTCCCTGACGCCAAGGTGCTCAAGCTCTACATCGACGACGAGCCGCTCAACGTCAACTTCGCGGACCTGGAGGAGTACGAACGCGTCCTGGACTTTCGCGACGGTGTCCTGCGCCGCAGCCTGATCTGGCGTACGCCGTCGGGCAAGCGGATCAAGGTCGTCAGCTCTCGCATGGTCTCGATGGCCCAGCGGCACCTGGCGATCCTGTCTCTCGAGGTGACCGTCCTGTCCAGCGCCGGCAGCACGCCTGTGTTGATCTCGTCGCAGATACTCAACCGCCAGGACGGCAAGGACGAGTACGACGTCCCGTCCGCTGCCATGGGCGAGGGCCGAGACCCGCGCAAGGCGGCTCAGTTCACCGAACGTGTGCTGCAGCCGATCATGAGCGATGCGACCGACGAACGCCTGGCGCTCGGCTACCGGTGCGCGCACTCGCGCATGACGGTCGCGGTCGCGGCCGACCACGTGGTGACCTGCCCGGTCGCGTACGAGACGATCACGCACCACGAGGAGGACCTGGCGAAAGCGGTCTTCCGCACCGAGCTCAGCGAGGGCCAGACCCTCCGGGTGGACAAGTTCGTCGCCTATCACAGCTCGCGCGGCGTCCCGGTTCGTGAGCTCGCGGACCGCTGTGCGCGCACCCTCGACCGGGCTCGTCAGTACGGCATCGACCGGGCGCACGCCGCCCAGCGCGAGTGGTTCTCCACCTTCTGGGACGGCGCCGACATCGTCGTCGAGGACCAGCCCGCGGTCCAGCAGGCCATCCGCTACAACCTGTTCCAGATCGCGCAGGCCGCCGGCCGTGCAGACGTTCAAGGCGTGCCTGCCAAGGGCGTCACGGGCTCGGGCTACGAGGGCCACTACTTCTGGGACACGGAGGTCTACGTCACGCCGTTCCTCACCTACGCAGCGCCGCAGATCGCTCGCAACACCCTCGTGTTCCGCTGCCAGATGCTCGATGCCGCGCGGCGACGGGCCGCCGAGATGGCCCTGAAGGGTGCGTTGTTCCCCTGGCGCACCATCAACGGCGAGGAGGCGTCGGCCTACTACGCGGCCGGCACCGCTCAGATGCACCTGGACGCGGACGTCGCGTTCGCGATGATGAAGTACGTCGATGCCACCGGCGACATCGACTTCCTGCTGCGCGGTGGCTTCGACATCCTGGTCGAGACGGCCCGGTTCTGGGCCGATCTGGGCTTCTGGCGCAGCAACGGCGACCCGTCCTTCCACATCCACGGCGTGACCGGGCCGGACGAATACACCACGGTCGTCAACAACAACCTGTTCACCAACGTCATGGCCAGGTACAACCTGGAGCGTGCCGCCGAGATGGTCGACCTGCTGCGCCGCGACTACCCCGACGAGATGGCCGCGCTGACCGAGCGCCTGCACCTCAAGGACGGCGAGGTCGAGGAGTGGCACCGCTGCGCGGCCAAGATGCACATCCCGTTCGACTCCCGCCTCGGCATCCATCCGCAGGACGACCAGTTCCTGGCGCGTGAGGTGTGGGACCTGTCTCGTACGCCTGACGAGCTGCGTCCGCTGCTGCTGCACTACCACCCGCTGGTGATCTACCGCTTCCAGGTGCTGAAGCAGACCGACGTGGTGCTCGCGCTGTTCCTGCAGGGCGACCGGTTCACGCTCGAGGAGAAGAAGGCCGACTTCGAGTACTACGACCCGATCACCACCGGTGACTCGACGCTGTCGGCCGTGGTGCAGGCCGTCATCGCCTCCGAGGTGGGCTACCACGAGGTCGCGGCCGAGTACCTCAACCACGCGCTCTACGTCGACCTCGCCGACCTGCACGACAACACCGTCGACGGGTTGCACATCGCCTCCGCCGGCGGGGTGTGGGCCGCCGTGGTCAACGGCATCGGCGGTATGCGAGACCACGGCGGCACGCTGTCGTTCGACCCTCGCCTGCCGGTGAGCTGGCCCTCCCTGGAGTACTCCTTGCGCTGGCACGGCTCCCAGCTGAGGGTCCGGCTGACCCAGCACGCCATCGAGTTCGGTGTCAGTGAGGGCGACCCGGTCACGGTGAGCGTCCGCGGCACGTCGTACGACGTCTCCGCCGACTCTCCCGTCACGGTCGCCCTGGCCGACCAGGGCCCGCGCATCGACGGTGCGCTCGGCGATGCGCCGCTGGTCGGCGGGCGACGTGCGGACGGGACGATGATCACGGCCGCCGTGCCCGAGGCGACCTTCGGCATCGAGGAGAGCGACCTTCCCGCCTGA
- a CDS encoding HAD family hydrolase, with protein sequence MARVTETSAAFDWTAVEAALFDLDGVLTPTAEVHMQAWDALFNSYLRAEHPDQPPYTQADYFAHVDGKPRYDGVRDFLTSRGIELPEGTVDDDAELDTVHGLGNRKNVTFNEVLTRDGVRAYPGSVALLDHLATIGVQMAVVSSSKNAPAVLAAAGLADRFEVVIDGVVAARLGLPGKPAPDTFQHAADELGVAHARCIVLEDAVSGVQAGAAGGFAGVVGVDRGAGSALADAGATIVVRDLAELIS encoded by the coding sequence ATCGCGCGAGTGACCGAAACGTCTGCTGCGTTCGACTGGACTGCTGTCGAAGCCGCGCTGTTCGACCTGGACGGCGTGCTCACTCCCACTGCCGAGGTACACATGCAGGCGTGGGACGCCCTCTTCAACAGCTACCTGCGCGCCGAGCATCCTGATCAGCCTCCGTACACCCAGGCGGACTACTTCGCCCATGTCGACGGCAAACCGCGCTACGACGGCGTCCGCGACTTCCTGACCTCGCGCGGTATCGAGCTGCCGGAAGGCACCGTCGACGACGACGCCGAGCTGGACACCGTGCACGGTCTGGGCAACCGCAAGAACGTCACCTTCAACGAGGTGCTCACGCGTGACGGTGTGCGCGCCTACCCAGGATCGGTGGCGCTGCTCGATCACCTGGCGACCATCGGCGTACAGATGGCTGTCGTCTCCTCCTCCAAGAACGCACCCGCCGTGCTCGCCGCAGCCGGACTTGCCGACCGCTTCGAGGTCGTCATCGACGGTGTCGTGGCGGCGCGGCTCGGCCTGCCTGGCAAACCGGCGCCCGACACCTTCCAGCACGCCGCCGACGAGCTCGGCGTGGCCCACGCGAGGTGCATCGTGCTCGAGGACGCTGTGAGCGGCGTACAGGCAGGCGCAGCAGGCGGATTCGCCGGTGTCGTCGGTGTGGACCGGGGCGCCGGATCGGCGCTCGCGGACGCCGGCGCGACGATCGTGGTCCGTGATCTCGCAGAGCTGATCTCATGA